In Hirschia baltica ATCC 49814, the genomic stretch GGAAATCTTCGCCTTTTGCGTAGGAACCATAGTATTCAATGTATCCGAATAGTTTTACGGGTATCATGTAGTCGTTTTCTATAGCATCTAAATAGGCGGTTTCTAGTTGGTAAAAAGCAATGTTCTTCTGCTCAATGCTTGTCATATCGTTTGTTTGAGCAATGAACTCTTTTGGAGAAATTGCATAAGAAGAATAGATTAAAGGCCTTTTCTCAATATGGCATGGTCCTATGTCAGCGAATACTGGGGCCGAGATTAAAGCTATAATCAGACCAGAAAGAAGAGCCCCAATTTTTGTCATTTCAATCCCCAAATAAAAAACGCGCCGCCCGTTAGGGTAGCGCGTTCTTTGAATTCTTCAATGTACGTCGCTAATTAAGCGATAGCAGCCATTGCTTTGTCGAAGACTGCTTTGAATGCTGCAGGCTCTTTGATGGCTAGGTCAGACAGAACTTTACGGTCAATCTGGATACCAGCTTTTGTGATACCATTGATGAAAGTTGAGTAGTTTGTGTTTGGGTCGATTTCACGAACAGCAGCGTTGATACGCTGGATCCAAAGCGAACGGAAAGCGCGCTTTTTAACTTTACGACCAACATAAGCGTATTGGCCTGCCTTCATAACGGCAGATTGAGCTGTACGGAAAGTGTTTTTACGGCGACCGTAATAACCTTTTGCAGCTTTGATTACTTTTTTGTGACGAGCATGTGCTGGGACTTTACCGCGTGCGCGAGCCATGAGCTTCTCCTAAAATTCGGTGTTTATCTAAATTGATGCAAAAGGGCTTAAAGGCCGTATGGAAGGAATGCCTTCACTTTACGTGCTTCATTGTCTGCCATAACAGTTGTTCCGCGTTGTTGACGGATTTGTTTAGGCGTACGTTTGATCATGCCGTGGCGTTTGTTTGCTTGGCCTGATTTTACTTTACCAGTTGCTGTCAATTTAAAGCGCTTTTTTACACCGCTTTTAGTTTTCAATTTTGGCATTTTCATCTCCTAAAGGTCGTTGCCAATCTGGTAATTGGCGGGACTTGATGTTCAGACTAACAAGGCATGCCTATTGGCCCAGCTAGTACACGAAAGGCGGACTTATACGCGGCTGACAAAAAGAATCAATAGAGATTCGTATGTTCATCTCAAATATGGGTCCATATAAAAAGGCGACCTTGAAAAAAGCCGCCTTTAGAATTCTTGATTTTGACTATTCAGCTTAGATTGTTGGGCAAGCCGAGTTAATCGCTGAACGCAAGAAGAAACCAAATTTCCATAGGTTTTCCATGTCAGATAGGCGCTGCCAGTCTGCATCGTCTGATGGTTTGATCCATACATCTACAGGTGTAGGGATTTTGTTTGCAGCACACACATTTGCTTGCTTGTCATCAGCAATTTTAAAGCTAGCACCTAGCTGCATGTTGATGGCGACTTCGTCTGCACCATCCATTTTAGACAAGCCAACAAAATCAGCACGTGTTTGGTTGGCTTCTATGCTTAGCTCGGGTTGTACAGCTAGCATGTATGCGTTTTCTTCAGATACGTTTGCAGGCAATTTAACTGCTTTTTGGTCAGCAAGAGCATAGTCAATCACGATTGGTGTTGAGTTTGCTTTGCGAGATCCGAAGTCTGCGCTGAAGCGAATTGACCAATCTGCAGATGGACGAACGCCATCTGGAGCAATGATCAATACACGGCCAGTTTCAAAATTGAACTCAGACAAGAAGTCTTGAACGTCGTTTGCTTGGGCTGTCTGGCTGGACATGCCAATTGTTGCAATGCTGGCTGCGAACAAAGATACTGCAATTGTTTTTATGTTTTTCAACATATTAGAAAATCCCCGGGGTCTTTTTTATATTTCGAGAGCTGCATAAATTAATGGCTAGCTCTGCGAAAATGGGTTGTTACATATTTGCATAGCAGCTTTGCAAGAACTGATCCAGCATTATTTTTATTTACGGTATTATATTAACCTTTCATTAACCATATGTCCCGAATCGAGACGGGTTAACCTAAAAAAGCTTTGTGTACTGAGGGTTTTGAGAATGCTAATTGCCGGGACAGAAATGGGGCGGAGCCATTTCAAAGCCTGAAAATTCAAATCCGGGACTAACTGTACAGCCGACAAGTGAGTATGAACCTGTCGACTTGGCACACTGCCAGTGTCCTTTTGGCACAATGATTTGAGGCATTTGTCCGCTGAGAATGTCTGGCCCCAGAACATGCTGGGAAGCAGGGGTTTCATCATCAGGGGAAATTTCAAGTGTGAGCGGTGCGCCATCATACCAATGCCAGATTTCAGCGGCATCCACTTTGTGCCAGTGGCTATACTGACCTGCTTCAAGTAAATAAAAGATTGCAGTTCCAGATGCTCTTTCCGCGTTCGGTGACGATTCTCGCCAAGTCTCTTTATACCAACCACCTTCAGGGTGGGGCTGCATCTCTAATGACTTAATAAGCTGTTGGGCTTTGGTTTGAGGCGACTTGTTCAATTTAGCCGCAATAGATGTCTGTTATCGTTGCGACTTCATCAATTTTGATGTTTATCCGATCAGGACGAAAATCTTTGGTGACCATCGTATCTACACCGATAATGCGGATGTTTTGATCAGCTAGCATCTGAACAGCGGCGATGCTTTTCCCGATAAGCATATTAAGCGGCGCGGCACCACATGTGTCTTTATTCGCTTGATCTTCAGGTGTGGGATCTATTTGCGCAGGTATTTCATCTGGTGTGGATGACACCGGCTCTGGATTTGTTGTTTCACCAGAATCTGACGGGAGTGTTGTCGCGCATGCGCTGATCAAAAGGGCAAACATGCCACCGCTGAGGGTTTTCATTAATGTACGCATTCGATTTTCCCCATTTTGAAAGAAATGCATGATTAAACTATGCGGTGGCATAAAATTTCTAGCTGATTATCAATGCTAGCGTGGTGAAAGAACCATCGTCATTTGACGGCCTTCAAGTTTTGGCTCTGTTTCAACTTTAGAAATCTCGGCAAAGTCTTCTTTAACGCGTTGAAGCAATTCCATACCCAATTGTTGGTGAGCCATTTCACGTCCACGGAAACGCAATGTGACTTTCACCTTATCGCCATCATCGAAAAAGCGCGTCATGGCTTTCTTCTTAACTTCATAATCATGCGTGTCGATGTTGGGGCGCATTTTGATTTCTTTGAGGTCCGCAGCTTTCTGCTTTTTCTTTGCAGCAGCGCGTTTCTTTTGTTCTTCAAAGCGTAGTTTTCCGTAATCGAGGATTTTTACCACGGTTGGTTGTGATCCACCGGAAACTTCTACGAGGTCCAAGCCAGCTTCCCGGGCCGCATCTAACGCAGAACTAAGAGGCATCTCACCTTGTTTTTCGCCGGCTTCATCAATGAGAAGGACGCGAGGTGCAGTGATGTCTTGGTTGACGTTGGGGCCGGTTTTCTTTGCAGGCGCTGCTGCTTGTGGGCGACGTGCTATGGCTAATCTCCTGTTGTTGCCAATATTTGTGTAATATCCATTGGCCTATTCTTGGCTCTTATTCAAGATAGGAAAATGTAATATCGTTGTATACTATAGCACATTTAATCCTAAAATGGACTGCCAAACGTTTTCTGTTTCTATTGTGTCTATATTTTCAGCAGTATTCGCGATGATATTCCCGCCCTTGGGCGCAAGTTCGCCTAGGCGTGTACGTGGGTTCCATATCGTTTTTAAGCTTGCTTCATCTTCTTGAGACCAGCCCTGACGAAACAATACAATTCCCGGAATATTTGTGCTCGCCGCTAAATAAGTTGGTCCGGTTTCTCCACCAACAAAAAACTGAGCACGTTGAGCGATAGATATAATTTGAAAGAAATCAGCGCGTGAAATTAGGTTCACCGCCTTTTCACAAATTGTATTTATCTTCTGAGCAGCCTGACCCTGAGTTGGATTGCCGACGATCACTGGGATGAGCCCAGCTTCTGCAATCTTATTTGCAAGTTGTCCAAATTTCTGCGGCGACCAGCTTGCTTCGGTTCCATCTAGCGGCCCGCCAGGAATGATGAGGGCATATTTCTCATAGAGATTGAAAAACGCTGGCTCTAAGCGAGGTGAATTTCTAAATGCGGCTCTAATCCAGCTAAAGTCAGATCGTGGTCGTTCTGCCTCCGTCCAACGCTTGATGTGGCCACCATCTGTTGCTGCAATACCAGCGCAGAATAATTGGTCTGCAACACGGCGTGTATAATGTTCAATCGGGGCAAAAGCGCGATATGTATGCGATACGCCATTTGCGATGCTTGATTGCAGCTTGATACCAAGTGACTTTCCGATTGAAAGGCTTTCTTTGTCGTTTTGAAAGTCATAAAGCATTTCATATTTTGCGCTTTTGAGCTTTTTTAAAACAAAGGCTTTTGTGTTTTCAGTAAGGACTTCAACGTCGTTGAAATAGGGACATGCCTTACCAAATTCATGAAATCTGGGTTCAGTCAGTAGGGTAATATGCGCTGATCTATGCGTGCGGCGAATGTAAGCGCTGGCGGCCATGCCTTCTAGGAAACAACGCATAGGCCCAAATTGGA encodes the following:
- the rplT gene encoding 50S ribosomal protein L20, which produces MARARGKVPAHARHKKVIKAAKGYYGRRKNTFRTAQSAVMKAGQYAYVGRKVKKRAFRSLWIQRINAAVREIDPNTNYSTFINGITKAGIQIDRKVLSDLAIKEPAAFKAVFDKAMAAIA
- the rpmI gene encoding 50S ribosomal protein L35; translation: MPKLKTKSGVKKRFKLTATGKVKSGQANKRHGMIKRTPKQIRQQRGTTVMADNEARKVKAFLPYGL
- a CDS encoding cupin domain-containing protein produces the protein MNKSPQTKAQQLIKSLEMQPHPEGGWYKETWRESSPNAERASGTAIFYLLEAGQYSHWHKVDAAEIWHWYDGAPLTLEISPDDETPASQHVLGPDILSGQMPQIIVPKGHWQCAKSTGSYSLVGCTVSPGFEFSGFEMAPPHFCPGN
- a CDS encoding I78 family peptidase inhibitor; the protein is MRTLMKTLSGGMFALLISACATTLPSDSGETTNPEPVSSTPDEIPAQIDPTPEDQANKDTCGAAPLNMLIGKSIAAVQMLADQNIRIIGVDTMVTKDFRPDRINIKIDEVATITDIYCG
- the infC gene encoding translation initiation factor IF-3; translated protein: MARRPQAAAPAKKTGPNVNQDITAPRVLLIDEAGEKQGEMPLSSALDAAREAGLDLVEVSGGSQPTVVKILDYGKLRFEEQKKRAAAKKKQKAADLKEIKMRPNIDTHDYEVKKKAMTRFFDDGDKVKVTLRFRGREMAHQQLGMELLQRVKEDFAEISKVETEPKLEGRQMTMVLSPR
- a CDS encoding glycosyltransferase family 9 protein; translation: MTTDTEMEFVPPANPGDKLRRVLIIQFGPMRCFLEGMAASAYIRRTHRSAHITLLTEPRFHEFGKACPYFNDVEVLTENTKAFVLKKLKSAKYEMLYDFQNDKESLSIGKSLGIKLQSSIANGVSHTYRAFAPIEHYTRRVADQLFCAGIAATDGGHIKRWTEAERPRSDFSWIRAAFRNSPRLEPAFFNLYEKYALIIPGGPLDGTEASWSPQKFGQLANKIAEAGLIPVIVGNPTQGQAAQKINTICEKAVNLISRADFFQIISIAQRAQFFVGGETGPTYLAASTNIPGIVLFRQGWSQEDEASLKTIWNPRTRLGELAPKGGNIIANTAENIDTIETENVWQSILGLNVL